A genomic stretch from Acetobacter ascendens includes:
- a CDS encoding YggT family protein → MFFVFMLLMRLLELYSWVLLAACIFVNLYAFSILDSRNQIVWKIGVFLERITEPVLAPVRRMLPMPGGMDFSPMVVLLVIQYVLQPGLVSLFRALMSH, encoded by the coding sequence GTGTTTTTCGTTTTCATGCTGCTGATGCGGCTTCTGGAACTGTATAGCTGGGTGCTTCTGGCAGCCTGTATTTTTGTAAACCTGTATGCCTTTAGCATTCTGGATAGCCGCAACCAGATTGTCTGGAAAATAGGCGTGTTTCTGGAACGGATAACAGAACCCGTGCTGGCCCCCGTGCGGCGTATGCTGCCAATGCCGGGCGGCATGGACTTTAGCCCAATGGTGGTGCTGCTGGTTATCCAGTATGTGCTACAGCCGGGGCTGGTCAGCCTGTTTCGTGCGCTTATGTCTCATTAA
- a CDS encoding DNA-methyltransferase, whose product MSGAVSYPNHHKPAHIRPIKPHGIHEIKEHKIHHGDCLATLDKIQSKSVDVIITSPPYNINLSYNSYNDNKTELEYLEWMEHLFKRLKRVLKDDGSFFLNISGSSRQPWLPFLITTRLKEYFELQNHIVWVKSIAVDRETSGHFKPISGARFTHHNHEHIFHLTKKGDVKLDRLSIGVPFADKSNINRFGHKADIRCRGNTWFIPYRTVNSKAKKFSHPGTFPIELPLWCIFLHGKKNPTVLDPFLGAGSTLVAADFSGGKGIGIEIDDTYVKTAVQRLKDSIMTSKKVTLNKEEMDLLLLQDPETRKDGGFQSLLVSLQERLNKTTGDLTLEDSDLERIPKYAFNYNQGGWEERLKDIFGRVLGADLGKTS is encoded by the coding sequence ATGAGCGGTGCCGTTTCTTACCCCAACCACCATAAACCTGCGCACATTCGGCCCATCAAACCTCATGGCATACATGAGATAAAAGAACACAAAATTCACCATGGTGACTGCCTAGCTACGCTTGATAAAATCCAGTCAAAATCTGTAGATGTAATAATTACATCTCCACCTTATAATATAAATTTATCTTATAATTCATACAATGATAACAAAACGGAATTAGAATATTTAGAATGGATGGAGCATTTATTTAAACGACTCAAACGAGTTTTAAAAGATGATGGATCTTTTTTCCTGAATATTTCAGGATCAAGCCGCCAACCATGGCTGCCATTTCTGATTACGACTCGTCTCAAAGAATACTTTGAACTACAAAATCATATTGTATGGGTCAAATCCATTGCAGTCGATCGCGAAACAAGTGGTCACTTCAAACCGATCTCTGGTGCTCGCTTCACACACCACAATCACGAACATATCTTTCACCTCACAAAAAAAGGTGACGTAAAGCTTGATCGCCTATCAATAGGCGTTCCATTTGCTGACAAGAGCAATATCAACCGCTTTGGTCATAAAGCAGACATACGTTGTCGTGGTAATACTTGGTTCATTCCTTATAGAACGGTAAATAGCAAAGCAAAAAAATTCTCGCACCCAGGAACCTTCCCTATAGAATTACCATTGTGGTGTATTTTTTTACATGGGAAGAAAAATCCCACCGTATTGGATCCTTTTCTTGGAGCAGGAAGCACTTTAGTCGCTGCCGATTTTTCAGGAGGCAAAGGTATTGGAATTGAGATAGACGATACCTATGTAAAGACAGCAGTGCAACGGCTAAAGGATTCCATTATGACATCCAAAAAAGTTACTTTAAACAAAGAAGAAATGGATCTCCTTTTACTTCAAGATCCTGAAACAAGGAAAGATGGGGGCTTCCAAAGCTTACTAGTAAGCTTACAAGAGCGCCTCAACAAGACAACTGGCGACCTTACTCTGGAAGATTCTGACTTAGAACGCATTCCTAAATATGCTTTTAATTACAACCAAGGCGGCTGGGAAGAGCGGCTAAAAGATATTTTCGGCCGTGTCCTGGGAGCAGATCTCGGTAAAACGAGTTAG
- a CDS encoding tyrosine-type recombinase/integrase has protein sequence MARLKLDFVQVIRSKRKTYYYFRREGYPRKELPGRLGSDEFMRAYAEALREEREEVGASGTLPGSMKALAVAWRKSNQFKELKAPSQKSYRRLIDSFVEIHGNKMVKTAEPRHIRAILESMSRTPAQANALRNVLRQMFQFAFDHGWRTDNPVRDIKKLKYKKKPFPTWSEADIEAFEARWPLGTRARLALALLLYTGQRRSDVICMGPKNIHNGSIEVVQEKTEAHLFIPMHPQLLAAIEAGPCGEQAFLVTQTGKPFASGNAFYNWFKECAIKAGVQAKLGPHGLRKAAARRMAEAGCTPHQIASITGHQSLAEVERYTKGVRQRVVAEEAMLRLVGPEKLLSSGNE, from the coding sequence ATGGCCAGACTAAAGCTTGATTTCGTCCAGGTAATCCGCAGCAAGCGCAAAACCTATTACTACTTCCGCAGAGAGGGATACCCACGCAAGGAACTGCCGGGCCGGTTAGGTTCGGATGAGTTCATGCGTGCGTATGCCGAAGCCTTGCGCGAAGAGCGGGAAGAGGTGGGTGCTTCTGGTACATTACCGGGCAGCATGAAAGCGCTGGCCGTTGCCTGGCGTAAATCCAACCAGTTTAAGGAGCTGAAAGCACCATCGCAGAAATCTTACAGGCGCCTGATCGACAGCTTTGTCGAGATCCACGGCAACAAGATGGTGAAAACAGCCGAGCCCCGACATATCCGTGCGATACTGGAAAGCATGAGCCGCACACCAGCGCAAGCCAATGCCTTGCGCAACGTCCTGCGGCAGATGTTCCAGTTTGCATTTGATCATGGATGGCGGACGGATAATCCCGTGCGGGATATCAAGAAGCTGAAATACAAGAAGAAGCCGTTCCCCACATGGTCAGAGGCCGACATAGAGGCTTTTGAAGCCCGATGGCCGTTAGGAACACGTGCCCGTTTGGCACTCGCATTGCTACTTTATACAGGGCAGCGCCGTAGTGACGTGATCTGCATGGGGCCAAAGAACATTCATAACGGCAGCATAGAGGTGGTGCAGGAGAAAACCGAAGCGCATCTGTTTATTCCCATGCACCCACAGCTACTGGCGGCTATTGAAGCCGGCCCATGTGGTGAGCAGGCTTTTCTGGTGACACAGACCGGCAAGCCATTCGCCAGTGGGAACGCATTTTATAACTGGTTTAAGGAATGCGCCATCAAGGCAGGCGTGCAGGCAAAACTAGGCCCGCATGGTTTGCGCAAAGCAGCTGCACGCCGCATGGCAGAAGCAGGCTGCACACCTCACCAGATTGCATCCATCACCGGCCATCAATCACTGGCAGAGGTGGAACGATACACCAAAGGCGTGAGACAGCGTGTGGTGGCTGAGGAGGCTATGCTGCGGCTTGTTGGGCCGGAGAAGTTACTTTCATCGGGTAATGAATGA
- a CDS encoding helix-turn-helix transcriptional regulator, translated as MSQTAQAPVRTKAKPMLPDWPRIMRREKAAQYLDISPAMLDQAVASGKMPKPIPITGTIKGWVRDDLDAWIEDRRQGYFPTSDWD; from the coding sequence ATGAGCCAGACAGCACAGGCGCCTGTACGCACAAAAGCCAAACCAATGCTGCCAGATTGGCCGCGCATCATGAGGCGTGAAAAGGCAGCACAGTATCTGGATATTTCACCAGCAATGCTGGATCAGGCCGTGGCAAGCGGCAAAATGCCGAAGCCCATACCCATTACTGGAACCATAAAAGGTTGGGTGCGGGATGATTTGGATGCGTGGATAGAAGATAGGCGTCAAGGCTATTTCCCAACAAGCGATTGGGACTGA
- a CDS encoding IS5-like element IS12528 family transposase, which translates to MWTPAQRGRMAGITRKTKRYPSDLTDEEWERIAPLMPPANRRGRKRTTDFREIINALRYLVRSGCGWEMLPVHFGPWQTVYWWFRRLMRRFLFQTIHDVCLMLDREATGRETSPSGGVIDSQSIKAPHAKTRGYDAGKKIVGRKRHIAVDTDGRLLLVQLTTADISDSAGGQMILDAIRKRWPWVKHLFADGAYDRLQLMDKATFLDFTVEIIRRSETAKGFEILPRRWVVERTFGWMIRWRRLVKDYEQRIDVAEAMIHIAMGSLMLRRNAHP; encoded by the coding sequence ATGTGGACGCCAGCACAACGAGGCCGCATGGCCGGAATTACACGCAAGACGAAACGCTATCCGTCTGATCTGACAGATGAGGAATGGGAGCGCATAGCGCCTCTGATGCCCCCTGCGAACCGGCGTGGTCGGAAACGGACAACCGATTTCCGTGAGATCATCAATGCTCTGCGCTATCTCGTGCGCTCAGGCTGCGGTTGGGAGATGCTTCCGGTTCATTTTGGCCCATGGCAAACGGTTTACTGGTGGTTCCGCAGGCTGATGCGCCGTTTCCTGTTCCAGACCATTCATGATGTCTGTCTGATGCTCGATCGTGAAGCGACAGGACGCGAAACCAGTCCATCGGGTGGTGTCATTGATAGCCAGAGTATCAAGGCACCCCACGCAAAGACACGTGGTTATGACGCAGGCAAGAAGATCGTCGGTCGGAAACGTCACATCGCAGTTGATACGGATGGCCGCCTTCTCCTGGTCCAGCTGACAACAGCCGATATTTCGGACAGTGCAGGAGGACAGATGATCCTTGATGCCATTCGTAAACGCTGGCCTTGGGTGAAGCACCTGTTTGCCGATGGAGCCTATGACCGTCTCCAGTTGATGGATAAGGCCACGTTTCTCGACTTCACAGTCGAGATCATCCGGCGGTCAGAGACAGCAAAAGGGTTTGAAATCCTGCCGCGTCGGTGGGTTGTGGAACGGACCTTCGGTTGGATGATCCGCTGGCGTCGCCTTGTAAAGGACTACGAACAGCGGATCGACGTCGCAGAGGCCATGATCCACATCGCCATGGGAAGCCTCATGCTACGCCGAAACGCTCATCCGTGA
- a CDS encoding IS5 family transposase (programmed frameshift), with product MRRYSLRDDQWERIKDLLPGREGYVGGTAVNNRLFVEAVLYRYRAGIPWRDLPARFGDWKNVHRRLRRWCESGVIERIFRYLAADYDNEYMMIDSTIVRAHQHSAGALKKGARNQAIGRSRGGLTTKIHAICDALGNPVELGITPGQDADITQAEPLLENIEPDAFLADKAYDADRLIDRLIQRGITPVIPPKRNRTTRRKTDFSLYRERNLVERFFNKLKQFRAIATRYDKLKSTFLAAVQFASIIILLN from the exons ATGCGGCGCTATAGTTTACGCGATGACCAGTGGGAGCGGATAAAGGATCTTCTTCCTGGTCGAGAAGGCTATGTCGGCGGCACTGCGGTGAACAACCGTCTGTTCGTGGAGGCGGTGTTGTATCGCTATCGCGCGGGTATTCCATGGCGCGACCTTCCTGCCCGTTTCGGTGACTGGAAAAACGTGCACCGGCGTCTGCGCCGCTGGTGTGAAAGCGGCGTCATCGAACGGATATTTCGTTATCTGGCCGCTGATTACGACAACGAATACATGATGATCGACAGCACAATTGTCCGAGCGCATCAGCATAGTGCCGGAGCTCTCAAAAAAGGGGCACGGA ATCAGGCCATCGGACGATCACGAGGCGGGCTAACTACAAAGATCCATGCCATCTGCGACGCTCTGGGCAATCCAGTGGAACTCGGCATCACACCGGGACAGGATGCCGATATCACCCAGGCAGAACCACTTCTGGAAAACATCGAACCGGATGCTTTCCTTGCTGACAAGGCGTATGACGCGGACAGGTTGATCGATCGGCTGATACAGCGCGGGATTACCCCGGTCATCCCGCCAAAACGCAACAGAACGACACGACGGAAAACCGATTTTTCTCTCTACCGCGAACGGAACCTTGTTGAGAGGTTCTTCAATAAACTCAAGCAGTTTCGCGCTATCGCAACCCGCTACGATAAACTGAAATCGACCTTCCTCGCAGCCGTGCAGTTCGCCTCAATCATCATCCTGCTTAACTGA
- a CDS encoding LexA family transcriptional regulator — translation MDTWPERLKRFRNATRLSQAKVARALGIAPASVAQWEIGRSKPSLERLSALAALYNVSLEELCGNDLGSPKEALRHSNCDGNPSLRLPVSGFVAGADRVVIFENGDIQEDGEVHLPFPIYDGIVLRVTGESMVPRYRPGEVIGIRLPGRPCLGLKFIGRDIVAKLSDGQVVLKTVAAGPEPGSFVLTSVNPMVPPIYNPEIEWAAPIDFHMLG, via the coding sequence ATGGATACATGGCCTGAACGACTGAAGCGGTTTCGTAATGCAACACGCCTTTCTCAAGCAAAGGTCGCGAGGGCGTTAGGCATCGCACCAGCCTCAGTCGCGCAATGGGAAATAGGTCGCAGCAAACCTTCCCTAGAACGGCTGTCAGCTTTAGCTGCTCTTTATAATGTTTCGTTAGAAGAGCTGTGTGGGAACGACTTAGGATCTCCCAAAGAAGCATTACGTCACTCTAACTGTGATGGTAACCCATCGTTGCGGCTTCCTGTGTCAGGGTTTGTCGCTGGAGCTGATCGTGTAGTTATCTTTGAAAATGGGGACATTCAAGAAGATGGCGAAGTGCATCTGCCATTCCCAATATACGATGGGATAGTGCTGCGAGTTACCGGGGAATCTATGGTGCCCCGTTACAGACCAGGTGAAGTAATAGGCATTCGCTTACCTGGACGGCCATGCTTGGGCTTAAAATTTATCGGGCGCGATATTGTAGCCAAATTATCAGATGGCCAAGTTGTGTTGAAAACCGTTGCAGCAGGGCCAGAGCCCGGTTCATTTGTATTAACGTCAGTAAATCCAATGGTTCCACCTATTTATAATCCAGAAATAGAATGGGCAGCGCCTATTGATTTTCATATGTTAGGATAA
- a CDS encoding transcriptional regulator — MKEAVVDRAIKLAGGPTELARRLNIKAPSIHSWRKIPPKRVLTVAEITGIPPWELRPDLYPSPENSTGILRADPQIQIEGELA, encoded by the coding sequence ATGAAAGAAGCGGTTGTAGATAGAGCGATCAAATTGGCAGGCGGCCCTACTGAATTGGCTCGGCGTCTCAATATTAAGGCGCCGTCTATCCATTCATGGCGCAAAATCCCGCCAAAACGAGTGCTTACTGTTGCAGAAATCACAGGCATTCCGCCTTGGGAGCTGCGACCAGATCTATACCCTTCTCCAGAAAATTCGACCGGCATCCTGCGTGCCGATCCGCAAATACAAATTGAGGGTGAACTCGCATGA
- a CDS encoding IS5 family transposase, translating into MMTQSGFFDVEERLARLSGLGDQLEAFSQTVDFEVFRPELNKALAYSDRSKGGRPPFDPVLMFKILVIQTLNNLSDERTEYLINDRLSFMRFLGLGLSDRVPDAKTVWLFRERLTQAGAIDVLFNRFDATLRNAGYLPMSGQILDATLVAAPKQRNTNEEKADLREGRIPQDWQDKPSKLSHKDRHARWTLKFTKAKRQDDGSMPATDLAIPFFGYKSHVSIDRKFRLIRKWKATDAAASDGARLREGLLDKTNMASTVWADTAYRSKANEDFMDKHGFVSKVHRKKPHLKPMPRHIQRSNAGKSVIRSRVEHVFADQKSQTGLFIRTVGITRATMRIGLANIVYNMRRFLLLERINASA; encoded by the coding sequence CTGATGACGCAGTCTGGTTTCTTTGATGTTGAAGAGCGGCTTGCTCGGTTGAGTGGGCTTGGTGACCAACTTGAAGCATTTTCCCAGACTGTGGATTTTGAGGTATTCCGTCCGGAGCTGAACAAGGCGTTGGCCTATTCAGACAGAAGCAAAGGCGGGCGTCCTCCGTTTGATCCAGTGCTAATGTTCAAAATTCTGGTCATCCAGACGCTGAACAATTTGTCCGACGAACGGACGGAATACCTGATCAACGACCGCCTGTCCTTCATGCGCTTTCTTGGTCTGGGGCTGTCTGACCGCGTGCCTGATGCCAAGACCGTCTGGCTGTTTCGTGAGCGTCTGACACAGGCGGGAGCAATTGATGTTTTGTTCAACCGCTTTGATGCGACCCTGCGGAATGCCGGTTATCTCCCCATGTCAGGTCAGATCCTGGATGCTACACTGGTAGCGGCCCCAAAGCAGCGCAATACCAATGAAGAGAAGGCCGATCTGCGCGAAGGACGGATCCCGCAGGATTGGCAGGACAAGCCCTCAAAGCTGTCCCATAAAGATCGTCATGCCCGATGGACATTGAAGTTCACGAAAGCAAAGCGTCAGGATGACGGGAGTATGCCCGCAACAGATCTGGCCATCCCTTTCTTTGGCTATAAATCGCATGTTTCCATCGACCGGAAATTTCGGCTGATCCGCAAATGGAAAGCGACCGATGCAGCGGCCAGCGATGGTGCCAGACTACGCGAGGGCCTGCTGGATAAAACCAATATGGCATCAACAGTCTGGGCGGATACAGCCTACCGCTCAAAAGCCAATGAGGACTTCATGGACAAGCATGGCTTTGTCTCGAAGGTTCACAGGAAAAAGCCTCATCTCAAGCCGATGCCACGACATATCCAGAGATCCAACGCCGGAAAGTCCGTTATTCGGTCGCGTGTCGAGCATGTTTTTGCCGATCAGAAATCGCAGACAGGACTGTTCATACGAACCGTAGGGATAACCCGAGCCACCATGAGGATCGGGCTGGCCAATATCGTCTATAATATGCGCCGCTTTCTCCTCCTGGAGCGGATTAACGCGAGCGCGTAG
- a CDS encoding Hint domain-containing protein, which yields MVWDSAQGILNCFLAGSMILTSSGLQKVEDIRIGDEIIAYVDGKEISRPVIWAGKKRASVRADLPDDEAGYPVRIAKDAIAENVPYKDMLVTAEHCLFFDGKFVPARMLVNGRSISYDKSITSYDYYHIETESHSVIMADGMLTESYLDTGNRSSFKQSGNLVSIAPSRNLTWNDAAAPLDVSRAFAEPLFRQIEARANQAGYAAPTEAPALTNEADIHLVTETGAIIRKVREHNGHVMFMLPPGVKSVRIISNASRPTDVFGPFVDDRRYMGVAVADVRLLCAQHQYDITAHLQAEKPEGWHATDWADCAWTNGDAVLPLGNHLSGDKVGILSLTIRAAGPYLTQTQHMAQMKVHSA from the coding sequence ATGGTATGGGATAGTGCTCAGGGCATTCTAAACTGCTTTCTGGCTGGCAGCATGATCCTCACTTCATCCGGCCTTCAGAAAGTTGAAGATATTCGGATTGGTGATGAAATTATTGCATATGTAGATGGCAAAGAAATTTCCCGCCCCGTTATTTGGGCTGGCAAAAAACGTGCATCTGTGCGTGCTGATTTACCAGATGATGAGGCAGGATACCCGGTACGTATCGCAAAAGATGCTATTGCCGAAAACGTGCCTTACAAGGATATGCTGGTTACAGCCGAGCATTGCCTGTTTTTTGATGGCAAGTTTGTACCGGCCCGTATGCTTGTAAACGGTCGCTCTATTTCTTATGATAAATCAATCACTTCTTATGATTATTATCATATCGAGACTGAAAGCCATTCCGTTATCATGGCTGATGGTATGCTAACGGAAAGCTATCTGGATACTGGCAATCGCTCTAGCTTTAAACAGTCAGGTAACCTTGTTTCCATCGCCCCTTCTCGGAACCTGACATGGAATGATGCGGCTGCACCGCTTGATGTCTCTCGTGCATTTGCGGAACCCCTGTTCCGGCAGATTGAAGCACGCGCCAATCAAGCTGGGTACGCAGCGCCAACAGAAGCACCTGCCCTGACAAATGAAGCAGATATACACCTTGTAACCGAAACCGGGGCCATTATTCGTAAGGTGCGTGAGCATAATGGCCACGTCATGTTCATGCTTCCACCTGGCGTAAAATCCGTGCGCATTATCTCCAACGCCAGTCGCCCGACTGATGTTTTTGGCCCCTTTGTAGATGATCGCCGTTACATGGGTGTGGCTGTTGCTGATGTGCGCCTACTTTGCGCCCAACACCAATACGACATTACAGCCCACCTTCAGGCAGAAAAGCCAGAAGGCTGGCATGCTACAGATTGGGCAGATTGCGCATGGACAAATGGTGATGCCGTGCTGCCTCTCGGCAACCATCTGTCGGGCGATAAGGTGGGCATCCTTTCCCTGACCATCCGTGCTGCTGGGCCTTACCTTACCCAAACACAACACATGGCACAGATGAAAGTACACTCCGCTTAA
- a CDS encoding IS5-like element IS12528 family transposase → MWTPAQRGRMAGITRKTKRYPSDLTDEEWERIAPLMPPANRRGRKRTTDFREIINALRYLVRSGCGWEMLPVHFGPWQTVYWWFRRLMRRFLFQTIHDVCLMLDREATGRETSPSGGVIDSQSIKAPHPKTRGYDAGKKIVGRKRHIAVDTDGRLLLVQLTTADISDSAGGQMILDAIRKRWPWVKHLFADGAYDRLQLMDKATFLDFTVEIIRRSETAKGFEILPRRWVVERTFGWMIRWRRLVKDYEQRIDVAEAMIHIAMGSLMLRRNAHP, encoded by the coding sequence ATGTGGACGCCAGCACAACGAGGCCGCATGGCCGGAATTACACGCAAGACGAAACGCTATCCGTCTGATCTGACAGATGAGGAATGGGAGCGCATAGCGCCTCTGATGCCCCCTGCGAACCGGCGTGGTCGGAAACGGACAACCGATTTCCGTGAGATCATCAATGCTCTGCGCTATCTCGTGCGCTCAGGCTGCGGTTGGGAGATGCTTCCGGTTCATTTTGGCCCATGGCAAACGGTTTACTGGTGGTTCCGCAGGCTGATGCGCCGTTTCCTGTTCCAGACCATTCATGATGTCTGTCTGATGCTCGATCGTGAAGCGACAGGACGCGAAACCAGTCCATCGGGTGGTGTCATTGATAGCCAGAGTATCAAGGCACCCCACCCAAAGACACGTGGTTATGACGCAGGCAAGAAGATCGTCGGTCGGAAACGTCACATCGCAGTTGATACGGATGGCCGCCTTCTCCTGGTCCAGCTGACAACAGCCGATATTTCGGACAGTGCAGGAGGACAGATGATCCTTGATGCCATTCGTAAACGCTGGCCTTGGGTGAAGCACCTGTTTGCCGATGGAGCCTATGACCGCCTCCAGTTGATGGATAAGGCCACTTTTCTCGACTTCACAGTCGAGATCATCCGGCGGTCAGAGACAGCAAAAGGGTTTGAAATCCTGCCGCGTCGGTGGGTTGTGGAACGGACCTTCGGTTGGATGATCCGCTGGCGTCGCCTTGTGAAGGACTACGAACAGCGGATCGACGTCGCAGAGGCCATGATCCACATCGCCATGGGAAGCCTCATGCTACGCCGAAACGCTCATCCGTGA